The following proteins are co-located in the Bradyrhizobium sp. AZCC 2176 genome:
- a CDS encoding TRAP transporter small permease — MPAVEVHKQITADEIAHTFEEEVPKGADLSQYATEDWLALAIFWVMALSVFLQFFTRYVLNDSYAWTEEIATYCLIGVVFIGSAMCVRLSRHIQVDLLFRYLPHLPARALSTVIDVIRIAFFGYAIKLVWQFIQIIGDERMTTIKFQKGFVYYAVLLGFVLMFARSIQIAVENWRRGYSILERPGAFDGTEG; from the coding sequence ATGCCTGCGGTTGAAGTGCACAAGCAGATCACGGCGGACGAGATCGCCCACACGTTCGAGGAGGAGGTCCCCAAGGGCGCCGACCTCAGCCAATATGCTACGGAGGACTGGCTGGCGCTCGCGATCTTCTGGGTCATGGCGCTGTCCGTGTTCCTGCAGTTCTTCACCCGCTATGTCCTCAACGACAGCTACGCCTGGACCGAGGAGATTGCGACCTATTGCCTGATCGGCGTGGTCTTCATCGGCTCGGCGATGTGCGTGCGGCTGTCGCGGCACATCCAGGTCGATCTCTTGTTCCGCTATCTGCCTCATCTGCCGGCGCGCGCGCTGTCGACCGTGATCGATGTAATCCGGATCGCGTTCTTCGGTTATGCGATCAAGCTGGTGTGGCAATTCATCCAGATCATCGGCGACGAGCGGATGACCACGATCAAGTTTCAAAAAGGTTTTGTCTATTACGCCGTGCTGCTCGGCTTCGTGCTGATGTTTGCGCGCTCGATCCAGATCGCGGTCGAGAACTGGCGGCGGGGCTACTCCATCCTGGAGCGCCCCGGCGCCTTCGACGGAACGGAAGGATAG
- a CDS encoding sialic acid TRAP transporter substrate-binding protein SiaP, which translates to MAQTKLKWAHVYETSEPFHTASVWAAGEINKRTNGRYQIDVYPASQLGKETDINQGLSLGSVDMIISGSSFAAKSFPPIGVTYYPYTFRDADHLLAYTKSDVFKELTKGYEDKTGHRIVAVTYYGVRHTSSNKPIKTCADMKGLKIRVPDVPAYLAMPRACGANTAPIAFAEVYLALQNGTVEAQENPLTTIEAKKFYEVQKHIVLTGHIVDHLNTVVSGALWKKLSEEDRKIFTDVAQEAAAKATAEIKTNEAKLVDFFKQKGLTVTEVNKSEFRDTVLKTVSFESFDYRKADWERIQAVK; encoded by the coding sequence ATGGCGCAGACCAAGCTGAAATGGGCCCACGTTTACGAAACCTCGGAGCCGTTCCACACCGCTTCGGTCTGGGCCGCGGGCGAAATCAACAAGCGCACCAATGGCCGTTACCAGATCGACGTCTATCCGGCCTCGCAGCTCGGCAAGGAAACCGATATCAACCAGGGCCTTTCGCTGGGCTCGGTCGACATGATCATTTCCGGCTCGAGCTTTGCGGCCAAGAGCTTTCCGCCGATCGGCGTGACCTATTATCCCTACACTTTCCGCGATGCAGACCATCTCCTTGCCTATACCAAGAGCGACGTCTTCAAGGAGCTTACCAAGGGCTACGAGGACAAGACCGGCCATCGCATCGTGGCGGTGACTTACTACGGCGTGCGTCACACCTCGTCGAACAAGCCAATCAAGACCTGCGCCGACATGAAGGGCCTCAAGATTCGCGTGCCTGATGTGCCGGCCTATCTCGCGATGCCGCGCGCCTGCGGCGCCAACACTGCGCCGATCGCGTTTGCCGAGGTCTATCTCGCCCTGCAGAACGGCACCGTTGAAGCCCAGGAAAATCCGCTCACGACCATCGAGGCCAAGAAATTCTACGAAGTGCAGAAGCACATCGTGCTGACAGGCCACATTGTCGATCATCTCAACACCGTGGTTTCCGGCGCGCTCTGGAAAAAGTTGTCCGAGGAAGACCGCAAGATCTTCACCGACGTCGCCCAGGAAGCGGCGGCGAAGGCGACCGCCGAGATCAAGACCAACGAAGCCAAGCTGGTCGATTTCTTCAAGCAGAAGGGCCTGACGGTGACCGAGGTCAACAAGTCTGAGTTCCGCGACACCGTCCTCAAGACCGTCAGCTTCGAGAGCTTCGACTACCGCAAGGCCGACTGGGAACGCATCCAGGCGGTGAAGTAA
- a CDS encoding FadR/GntR family transcriptional regulator, protein MPLEAVEARRLYRQVADQLRALIDSGEYAVGSRLPTERDLAEQLKVSRPTVREALIALEVEGRVRIRVGSGIYVSEPAALAQPLPAATEIEGPFELLRAREFLEGAIAEQAARVATPEDIARIDASLEAMATVQHPGEASMIHDRAFHVAVAGCLDNAVLVRVVGELFDQRLNPYFAKLAHYFENPQSWSAALAEHRAIRDAVAAHDPDAARVTMREHLARSQARFAQNFGTEASSASRVRARSG, encoded by the coding sequence GTGCCGCTCGAAGCCGTGGAAGCGCGACGCCTTTATCGCCAGGTTGCCGATCAACTCCGTGCCTTGATCGACAGCGGCGAATATGCCGTGGGCAGCCGTCTTCCGACCGAGCGCGATCTTGCCGAACAGTTGAAGGTGTCGCGGCCGACGGTGCGCGAGGCGCTGATCGCCCTGGAAGTCGAGGGCCGGGTCCGGATTCGCGTCGGCTCCGGAATTTATGTCAGTGAACCGGCGGCGCTCGCGCAGCCCTTGCCGGCGGCGACCGAGATCGAAGGCCCGTTCGAACTGCTGCGCGCGCGCGAATTCCTCGAGGGCGCCATTGCAGAACAGGCCGCGCGGGTGGCGACACCTGAGGACATCGCGCGCATCGACGCGTCGCTGGAAGCGATGGCCACGGTGCAGCATCCCGGCGAAGCCTCAATGATCCATGACCGCGCGTTTCATGTAGCTGTGGCCGGCTGTCTCGACAACGCCGTGCTGGTCCGCGTGGTCGGCGAGTTGTTCGACCAGCGGCTCAATCCCTACTTCGCCAAGCTCGCGCACTATTTCGAGAATCCGCAATCGTGGAGCGCGGCGCTGGCCGAGCACCGGGCGATCCGCGATGCCGTTGCCGCACATGATCCGGACGCGGCGCGCGTGACGATGCGCGAGCACCTGGCGCGTTCGCAGGCCCGCTTTGCGCAAAATTTCGGAACCGAAGCTTCGTCCGCGTCCCGCGTCCGTGCGAGGAGTGGCTGA
- a CDS encoding mannitol dehydrogenase family protein has product MSSETAKTPPSGPKNGDLRLSDANLDRLPGPIRRPAYDRVRVTPGIVHLGIGAFHRAHQAVVIDDLLASGATDWGIVGASLRSSETRDALAPQGCLYTLAVRSGAGTDHRIIGSVVACEVATEKPAPLIARLTHPATRIVSLTVTEKGYCHTPQTGDLDEHHPDIVHDLQNPGTPRSAVGFLVAALARRRIAGAAPFTVLSCDNLSANGQTVGRLVTQFAALRSRNLAKWIEAEVAFPSTMVDRIVPETTDLDRAEVSSALGLTDAWPVVTEPFTQWIVEDRFPAGRPDFAAAGVQMVSDVTPFEHMKLRLLNASHSALAYLGYLAGHETIASTMTDHRFAAFAQRVMQDAAPTLTMPEGTDLAAYSTSLLQRFSNAALHHRTWQIAMDGSQKLPQRLLATMQDRLRLGLSIDTHALAVAGWMRYVTAKDEQGRAIDVRDPLAKELADIAERAGPVAERLVPALLEVHSIFGNLGSDPRMRSTVTEALSKLYAMGARQTVQTFQPR; this is encoded by the coding sequence ATGTCAAGCGAAACGGCGAAAACCCCGCCTTCCGGCCCGAAAAACGGCGATTTGCGCCTGTCCGACGCCAACCTCGACCGACTTCCCGGCCCGATCCGCCGTCCGGCCTATGACCGCGTCCGCGTCACGCCGGGTATCGTTCATCTCGGAATCGGCGCGTTCCACCGGGCACACCAGGCGGTGGTGATCGACGACCTCCTTGCAAGCGGCGCGACGGATTGGGGAATCGTCGGAGCCAGCCTGCGCAGTTCGGAGACGCGCGATGCGCTGGCTCCGCAGGGCTGCCTCTACACCCTCGCCGTTCGCTCCGGCGCGGGCACCGATCACCGGATCATCGGCTCGGTTGTCGCATGCGAAGTCGCCACCGAGAAACCCGCCCCCCTGATCGCGCGCCTCACCCACCCGGCCACGCGCATCGTCTCACTGACGGTTACCGAGAAGGGCTATTGTCATACGCCGCAGACCGGCGATCTCGACGAGCATCATCCCGACATCGTTCATGACCTGCAGAATCCGGGCACGCCGCGCTCGGCCGTCGGATTTCTCGTCGCCGCGCTGGCGCGCCGGCGGATTGCGGGCGCAGCCCCTTTCACCGTTTTGTCCTGCGACAATCTCTCCGCCAACGGCCAGACCGTCGGGCGCTTAGTGACGCAGTTCGCCGCCTTGCGATCGCGCAATCTCGCCAAATGGATTGAGGCTGAGGTGGCCTTCCCTTCGACCATGGTGGACCGGATCGTGCCGGAGACCACCGACCTCGACCGGGCCGAGGTTTCCTCCGCGCTCGGCCTGACCGACGCGTGGCCCGTGGTGACGGAGCCATTCACGCAATGGATCGTTGAAGATCGCTTTCCGGCAGGACGGCCGGATTTCGCGGCCGCAGGCGTGCAAATGGTCTCGGATGTGACGCCGTTCGAGCACATGAAACTGCGGCTGCTCAACGCCAGCCATTCGGCGCTGGCCTATCTCGGCTATCTCGCCGGCCATGAGACCATCGCTTCCACCATGACCGACCATCGCTTCGCGGCGTTTGCCCAGCGGGTAATGCAGGATGCAGCGCCAACGCTGACGATGCCTGAAGGTACCGACCTTGCCGCCTACAGCACATCGCTGCTGCAGCGCTTTTCCAACGCCGCCCTGCACCACCGCACCTGGCAGATCGCGATGGACGGCTCGCAGAAACTGCCGCAGCGGCTGCTCGCGACCATGCAGGACCGGCTGCGGCTGGGCCTTTCGATCGACACGCACGCACTCGCCGTTGCCGGTTGGATGCGCTACGTCACGGCAAAGGACGAACAGGGACGCGCCATCGACGTGCGCGATCCGCTCGCGAAGGAATTGGCTGATATCGCCGAGCGCGCCGGACCGGTCGCGGAGCGGCTTGTGCCCGCGCTGCTTGAGGTGCACTCCATTTTCGGCAACCTCGGCAGCGATCCTCGCATGCGCAGCACCGTCACCGAGGCGCTCTCAAAACTCTATGCCATGGGTGCACGACAGACGGTGCAGACGTTTCAGCCAAGATAG
- a CDS encoding RidA family protein: protein MTAPKGPTLSVVPNSKTDTSLPGSQVLQPSGWPMPKGYANGMAADGRLVVTGGVIGWDTQGHLAPDFVVQARQTLSNISEILAAGGARPEHLVRLTWYVVDIEEYLASLKQLGRAYREIFGAHYPAMALVQVVRLVEKAARVEIEATAVVPR, encoded by the coding sequence GTGACCGCCCCCAAAGGCCCCACGCTGAGCGTGGTGCCTAATTCCAAGACCGATACATCGTTGCCGGGCTCGCAAGTGCTGCAGCCCAGCGGCTGGCCGATGCCGAAGGGATACGCCAACGGCATGGCCGCCGATGGCCGGCTGGTGGTGACCGGCGGCGTGATCGGCTGGGATACGCAAGGGCATCTGGCGCCGGACTTCGTCGTGCAGGCACGCCAGACGCTCTCCAACATTTCCGAGATTCTTGCCGCAGGCGGCGCCAGGCCCGAGCATCTCGTGCGTCTGACCTGGTATGTCGTCGACATCGAGGAATATCTCGCGAGCCTCAAACAGCTCGGCCGCGCCTATCGCGAGATTTTTGGCGCGCATTATCCGGCGATGGCGCTGGTTCAGGTGGTGCGCCTGGTCGAGAAAGCCGCCCGTGTCGAGATCGAAGCTACCGCAGTGGTGCCGCGTTGA
- a CDS encoding benzoate-CoA ligase family protein: MSGRTPSQTLGRTLGPSAHVDDFARRNLPPSEQWPDLLLDRAEFQYPEYLNAAVELTDRIVEKGWGDRIALIGNGRQRTYKELADWSNRLAHALVENYGVKPGNRVLIRSGNNPALVAAWLAATKAGAVVVNTMPMLRAGELGKIVDKAEIALALTDSRIADELVACAKNSRFLKQVVNFDGTSNHDAELDRVALNKPVKFDAVKTGRDDVALLGFTSGTTGEPKATMHFHRDLMIVADGYAKEVLNVTEDDVFVGSPPLAFTFGLGGLAIFPLRFGATATLLENAAPPEMVRIIETYKATICFTSPTAYRAMMAAMDNGADLSSLRIAVSAGETLPAPVFESWTRKTGKTILDGIGSTELLHIFITNRVGDAVAGTTGHPVTGYEAKIVDDDMNELPPDTVGKLAVRGPTGCRYLADKRQSNYVRDGWNLTGDSFVRDATGRLSFVARSDDMIVSSGYNIAGPEVEAALLSHPAVAECGVVGAPDEARGMIVKAYVVLAGGAAADAALTQALQDHVKQTIAPYKYPRAIEYVAQLPKTETGKLRRFALRQMAAAGPASPSVAAE; this comes from the coding sequence ATGTCAGGTAGAACTCCCAGCCAGACCCTTGGTCGGACCCTTGGCCCATCGGCCCATGTCGATGACTTTGCGCGGCGAAATCTGCCGCCGTCCGAACAATGGCCGGACCTGCTGCTCGACCGGGCCGAGTTTCAGTATCCGGAATATCTGAATGCCGCGGTCGAACTGACCGACCGTATCGTCGAAAAAGGCTGGGGCGACCGGATCGCGCTGATCGGCAACGGCCGCCAGCGCACCTACAAGGAGCTGGCTGACTGGTCCAACCGCCTCGCGCATGCGCTGGTGGAGAATTACGGCGTCAAGCCAGGCAACCGCGTCCTGATCCGTTCCGGCAACAACCCGGCGCTGGTCGCGGCCTGGCTTGCGGCCACCAAGGCCGGCGCCGTTGTCGTCAACACCATGCCGATGCTGCGCGCCGGCGAACTGGGCAAGATCGTCGACAAGGCCGAGATTGCGCTGGCGCTGACCGACAGCCGCATCGCCGACGAGTTGGTCGCGTGCGCGAAGAACAGCCGGTTCCTAAAGCAGGTAGTGAATTTCGACGGCACGTCCAACCATGATGCCGAGCTCGATCGGGTAGCGCTGAACAAACCGGTGAAGTTCGACGCCGTGAAGACAGGACGCGACGACGTCGCGCTGCTTGGATTCACCTCGGGCACCACGGGCGAACCGAAGGCGACGATGCATTTCCATCGCGACCTCATGATTGTTGCGGACGGTTACGCCAAGGAAGTCCTCAACGTAACTGAAGACGATGTTTTCGTCGGCTCGCCGCCGCTGGCCTTTACGTTCGGGCTCGGCGGACTGGCGATCTTCCCCTTGCGGTTCGGCGCGACCGCAACGCTGCTGGAAAACGCGGCGCCGCCCGAGATGGTCAGGATCATCGAAACCTACAAGGCGACGATCTGCTTCACCTCGCCGACGGCGTATCGCGCGATGATGGCGGCGATGGACAATGGCGCCGATCTGTCGTCGTTGCGGATCGCGGTCTCCGCCGGCGAAACCTTGCCCGCGCCGGTGTTCGAAAGCTGGACCCGCAAGACCGGCAAGACCATTCTCGACGGCATCGGATCGACTGAGCTGCTGCACATCTTCATCACCAACCGGGTCGGCGACGCGGTCGCGGGAACGACGGGACATCCGGTCACGGGCTACGAGGCCAAAATCGTCGACGACGACATGAACGAATTGCCGCCTGATACTGTCGGCAAGCTTGCGGTGCGCGGGCCGACCGGATGCCGCTATCTCGCCGACAAGAGGCAATCGAACTATGTACGCGACGGCTGGAATCTGACGGGCGACTCCTTCGTCCGCGACGCGACCGGACGGCTCTCCTTTGTCGCCCGTTCGGACGACATGATCGTCTCATCCGGCTACAACATCGCGGGTCCCGAAGTCGAAGCGGCGCTACTGTCGCATCCAGCGGTGGCCGAATGCGGCGTGGTCGGCGCACCCGACGAGGCACGCGGCATGATCGTCAAGGCCTATGTGGTTCTGGCGGGCGGCGCGGCTGCCGATGCCGCGCTGACACAGGCGTTGCAGGATCACGTCAAGCAGACCATTGCGCCGTACAAATATCCGCGTGCGATCGAATATGTCGCGCAACTGCCGAAGACCGAGACCGGCAAGCTGAGGCGCTTTGCGCTCCGGCAGATGGCCGCTGCCGGCCCGGCGTCTCCAAGCGTCGCCGCGGAATAA
- a CDS encoding flavin-containing monooxygenase: MVTQKQVCIIGAGVSGLAAAKAFAARGHQITVVERSGDLGGVWEPSRSYPEVQTQSPKDLYRYTDKAMPDSYPEWPKGPQVHAYLTDYAKDNDLLGAIRFNTSVVQMDRRPDSAPGWRLELRGPDGGISHEDFDFVAVCTGQFNEPQTLNLPGEESFKGQGGRILHSSQYNDPAIAKGRRIVVLGGSKSATDIAVNAVNSGAAEVTLVYREPVWRIPYFIGGLVNFKRILYIRAQEEMFRSWGIGAMSRFAHAVAKPLVWANWRGLESLLKVQLKLGKCDMVPKERIEDGVNCSVPIATPGFFPMVADGRIKAIRGSFECYDGNSIVMTGGQRVQADAAVLAIGYKLGVPFLPQAYRDRLVDPDGQYRLYRLIANPDLPEMGFVGFNSSFCTVLCADLAANWLVRYADGQLVRQPTPQEMRDNIEMMLHFKRVERPAAGVYGGLCVAPYHFKHFDELLADIGVSGRRTNPLVEKFTPPDAAAYGRFLASAPAYRAA; the protein is encoded by the coding sequence GCAAAAACAGGTTTGCATCATCGGCGCCGGTGTATCCGGGCTGGCCGCAGCAAAAGCCTTCGCCGCGCGCGGACATCAGATCACGGTTGTCGAGCGCAGCGGCGATCTCGGTGGCGTCTGGGAGCCATCGCGCTCCTATCCCGAGGTGCAGACGCAAAGCCCGAAGGATCTCTATCGTTACACCGACAAGGCGATGCCGGATTCCTATCCGGAATGGCCGAAGGGGCCGCAGGTCCATGCCTATCTAACTGACTACGCCAAAGACAACGATCTCCTCGGGGCCATCCGCTTCAACACGTCCGTGGTGCAGATGGACCGCCGTCCCGATTCGGCGCCCGGCTGGCGGCTCGAGTTGCGGGGGCCGGACGGTGGTATCAGTCACGAGGATTTCGATTTTGTCGCTGTTTGTACCGGGCAGTTCAACGAGCCCCAGACGCTCAACCTGCCCGGCGAAGAATCTTTCAAGGGGCAGGGCGGGCGCATCCTGCACTCCTCGCAATACAACGATCCGGCGATCGCCAAAGGCCGCAGGATCGTCGTGCTCGGCGGATCGAAATCGGCGACAGATATTGCGGTCAATGCGGTGAATTCCGGCGCGGCGGAAGTGACGCTGGTGTACCGCGAGCCGGTGTGGCGGATTCCGTATTTCATCGGTGGCCTGGTCAATTTCAAACGCATTCTCTACATCCGCGCGCAGGAAGAGATGTTCCGGAGCTGGGGCATCGGCGCGATGTCGCGGTTCGCGCATGCGGTTGCAAAGCCGCTCGTCTGGGCCAACTGGCGCGGACTGGAGAGCCTGCTGAAGGTTCAGCTCAAGCTCGGCAAATGCGACATGGTGCCGAAAGAGAGGATCGAGGATGGCGTCAACTGCTCGGTGCCGATTGCCACGCCGGGATTCTTTCCGATGGTCGCCGACGGCCGCATCAAGGCCATTCGCGGCAGCTTCGAGTGCTACGACGGCAATTCGATTGTGATGACCGGCGGACAGCGCGTCCAGGCCGACGCGGCCGTGCTCGCGATCGGCTACAAACTGGGCGTGCCGTTCCTGCCGCAGGCGTACCGCGACAGGCTGGTCGATCCCGACGGGCAGTACCGGCTCTATCGGCTGATCGCCAATCCGGATCTGCCCGAGATGGGATTCGTCGGTTTCAATTCGAGCTTCTGCACGGTGTTGTGCGCAGACCTCGCCGCGAACTGGCTGGTGCGCTACGCCGATGGCCAACTCGTCCGTCAGCCCACGCCTCAGGAGATGAGGGACAACATCGAGATGATGCTGCATTTCAAGCGCGTCGAGCGGCCGGCGGCTGGCGTCTATGGCGGGTTATGCGTCGCGCCCTATCACTTCAAGCATTTCGACGAATTACTGGCCGATATCGGCGTATCCGGACGCCGGACCAATCCGCTCGTGGAGAAATTTACCCCGCCCGATGCCGCGGCCTATGGCCGCTTCCTGGCCTCGGCGCCGGCTTACCGCGCAGCTTGA